A genomic window from Anoplolepis gracilipes chromosome 6, ASM4749672v1, whole genome shotgun sequence includes:
- the LOC140666986 gene encoding C3 and PZP-like alpha-2-macroglobulin domain-containing protein 8 isoform X1 has protein sequence MSPIRITTVDSLDYRYLPITKNSVSLGIKASHDARIALRTHLGGDSNVYEIIIGGWGNTMSAIKRNNAEPDVAEADTKDILNPDEMCDIFIQWSCDGLLSISREDDFDMPFMSYKDRNPFVINYIGVSTAWGATGQWIIEECQFTSPAIRQQLVDTCHFWVDFNEAFGLPRNAVMASEDGLYVGRAHHQSTVTPGGIRDNICVLAWGGETHEKCEFQVLCGKDVNWVKSWEGSVPLNALPAGETEDGYALFIGRVLHEGVYYIGKIQPNHQVCYIPLNGQEMPYLEYETLVIHDNYGVECIGR, from the exons ATGAGTCCGA ttaGAATTACTACAGTGGACAGTCTTGATTACCGTTACCTACCCATCACAAAAAACAGCGTTAGTTTAGGTATAAAAGCCAGCCACGATGCAAGGATTGCTTTACGAACACATCTTGGTGGTGACTCCAATGTGTACGAA ATTATTATCGGTGGATGGGGAAATACTATGTCAgccataaaaagaaataatgcaGAACCAGATGTAGCAGAGGCAGATACTAAGGATATATTGAATCCTGATGAAAtgtgtgatatttttataca ATGGTCCTGCGATGGATTATTAAGTATTAGCCGTGAAGATGATTTTGACATGCCATTCATGTCCTATAAAGACAGAAATccatttgttataaattatataggagTTAGTACTGCTTGGGGTGCAACTGGACAATGGATAATCGAAG AATGCCAATTCACGTCGCCAGCCATCAGACAGCAATTGGTGGACACATGCCATTTCTGGGTGGATTTCAATGAGGCTTTTGGACTGCCACGAAATGCAGTGATGGCTTCTGAAGACGGTTTATACGTCGGTCGGGCACATCATCAAAGCACCGTTACACCAGGTGGCATTCGCGATAATATCTGCGTGCTCGCGTGGGGCGGCGAAACTCACGAGAAATGCGAATTCCAAGTATTGTGCGGCAAGGATGTGAACTGGGTGAAATCTTGGGAGGGTAGCGTGCCTCTGAACGCATTACCTGCCGGGGAGACCGAGGACGGTTATGCTCTGTTTATCGGTAGGGTGTTACACGAAGGCGTTTACTACATCGGCAAGATACAACCGAATCACCAGGTGTGTTATATACCGTTGAATGGCCAGGAAATGCCCTATCTGGAGTATGAAACTTTAGTCATACACGATAACTACGGAGTCGAATGTATCGGAAGATAA
- the LOC140666986 gene encoding C3 and PZP-like alpha-2-macroglobulin domain-containing protein 8 isoform X2, protein MHFIRITTVDSLDYRYLPITKNSVSLGIKASHDARIALRTHLGGDSNVYEIIIGGWGNTMSAIKRNNAEPDVAEADTKDILNPDEMCDIFIQWSCDGLLSISREDDFDMPFMSYKDRNPFVINYIGVSTAWGATGQWIIEECQFTSPAIRQQLVDTCHFWVDFNEAFGLPRNAVMASEDGLYVGRAHHQSTVTPGGIRDNICVLAWGGETHEKCEFQVLCGKDVNWVKSWEGSVPLNALPAGETEDGYALFIGRVLHEGVYYIGKIQPNHQVCYIPLNGQEMPYLEYETLVIHDNYGVECIGR, encoded by the exons ATGCATTTCA ttaGAATTACTACAGTGGACAGTCTTGATTACCGTTACCTACCCATCACAAAAAACAGCGTTAGTTTAGGTATAAAAGCCAGCCACGATGCAAGGATTGCTTTACGAACACATCTTGGTGGTGACTCCAATGTGTACGAA ATTATTATCGGTGGATGGGGAAATACTATGTCAgccataaaaagaaataatgcaGAACCAGATGTAGCAGAGGCAGATACTAAGGATATATTGAATCCTGATGAAAtgtgtgatatttttataca ATGGTCCTGCGATGGATTATTAAGTATTAGCCGTGAAGATGATTTTGACATGCCATTCATGTCCTATAAAGACAGAAATccatttgttataaattatataggagTTAGTACTGCTTGGGGTGCAACTGGACAATGGATAATCGAAG AATGCCAATTCACGTCGCCAGCCATCAGACAGCAATTGGTGGACACATGCCATTTCTGGGTGGATTTCAATGAGGCTTTTGGACTGCCACGAAATGCAGTGATGGCTTCTGAAGACGGTTTATACGTCGGTCGGGCACATCATCAAAGCACCGTTACACCAGGTGGCATTCGCGATAATATCTGCGTGCTCGCGTGGGGCGGCGAAACTCACGAGAAATGCGAATTCCAAGTATTGTGCGGCAAGGATGTGAACTGGGTGAAATCTTGGGAGGGTAGCGTGCCTCTGAACGCATTACCTGCCGGGGAGACCGAGGACGGTTATGCTCTGTTTATCGGTAGGGTGTTACACGAAGGCGTTTACTACATCGGCAAGATACAACCGAATCACCAGGTGTGTTATATACCGTTGAATGGCCAGGAAATGCCCTATCTGGAGTATGAAACTTTAGTCATACACGATAACTACGGAGTCGAATGTATCGGAAGATAA
- the LOC140666780 gene encoding uncharacterized protein, with protein sequence MLLRTVIICCTIVVNAEPPLNSYPFTGDSNGYDYSNTVTNNPYLRSNNKNSYQTDGNFYGTGDSNHKLSDHVSSSSLINNVGTQALSYSNVGNQGSIGSDIGNNYNGYAGYSGTYENSDSDSYSSSSRAATNALFNGYSNSNNNAESTFNAYSSSPIYKDSDFGQYTTSSSSSSSSKRVPAYSEYSKPAVENYSGDSVNSDVQGYPSSSTYSESDQVYSPYLPGGLTSEYSFGKQKDVPYNLKGNKYSDIYSIPSETRFTRGNVGHMSHNYDISPYISGSRPSTNSYFSKTHSSGIYSTGKPTNKYSYKYLSRYAPNSGVSYSTRERDGYYAPYGKGTRKIIIIKDNRPSYAGRIYSDESDYASSSGGYRSKTGAFINGYSTPPNFDVYSGSSSNYNDNPTASRRYRTSGNPTFVKRTISA encoded by the exons ATGCTACTA agaacaGTGATAATTTGTTGTACGATAGTTGTAAATGCGGAACCACCTCTTAACA gCTATCCTTTTACCGGAGATAGCAATGGGTATGATTATAGTAACACCGTTACTAATAATCCGTACTTAcgatctaacaataagaatagcTATCAAACTGATGGAAACTTTTACGGTACTGGAGACAGCAATCACAAATTATCGGACCACGTCAGCAGTTCTTCATTAATCAACAATGTCGGTACTCAGGCTCTATCGTACAGCAATGTTGGTAATCAGGGTAGTATAGGAAGTGACATTGGAAACAATTATAACGGATACGCAGGATATTCTGGTACTTACGAAAATTCTGATAGCGATTCTTATTCTTCGTCCTCTCGTGCAGCAACTAATGCATTGTTCAATGGATACTCTAATTCTAACAACAATGCAGAATCAACTTTTAACGCGTATTCAAGCAGTCCGATTTATAAAGATTCCGATTTTGGCCAGTACACAACtagtagcagcagcagcagtagCAGTAAAAGAGTGCCCGCTTATTCTGAATATTCCAAACCAGCTGTAGAAAATTACTCCGGAGATTCGGTTAATAGCGATGTACAAGGATATCCTAGCTCCTCAACTTACTCTGAAAGTGATCAGGTTTATTCCCCTTATTTGCCAGGCGGTCTGACTAGCGAATATTCCTTTGGAAAACAGAAAGACGTCCCGTATAATTTGAAAGGCAACAAGTATAGTGATATCTATTCGATACCATCTGAGACGCGCTTCACGCGAGGAAACGTGGGACACATGAGCCATAATTACGATATTTCACCGTATATATCAGGTTCTAGGCCGAGCACGAACAGTTATTTTTCGAAGACACACAGTTCTGGTATTTACTCCACGGGAAAACCGACGAATAAATATAGCTACAAGTACTTGTCTCGCTACGCTCCGAATAGCGGCGTAAGTTACTCAACGAGAGAACGTGATGGTTATTACGCTCCTTACGGTAAAGGTACTAGAAAAATCATCATAATTAAAGACAACAGACCGAGTTACGCCGGTCGTATTTATTCCGATGAATCTGATTACGCCAGTAGCAGCGGTGGTTACAGAAGTAAGACCGGCGCTTTTATAAACGGTTATTCTACTCCACCGAATTTCGATGTATATAGTGGCAGTAGTAGTAACTATAATGACAATCCCACTGCGTCAAGACGATATAGAACTAGCGGTAATCCAACGTTTGTGAAAAGAACTATTTCTGCTTAA
- the LOC140666902 gene encoding lisH domain-containing protein ARMC9 isoform X1 produces the protein MADKNIKVIHQFLLEHNFENTAEALIQEVSKMGFHNSCKLEPNTTDPYAQLILNFNIGDYSTFFQLWKDLFSNSIRQCEEYKKLTFYLHVHFAILPKRKLYADQYKKHELTSEINTPKLSSVKRDSVSERYKENNATEIEKNINNSMKQLQDYLIGDGKEFENDIELQSFYALPFIEDIHADIFFSKILEQRWLDELSRNLDLFITNYKQDLVDLNNINLNEVQSRNLVQLHTVPVTKMKVAESDAEPNKTTKNNMLIVPNDRDIPIFLEDHDDEEQYSLSQKTNRNVKSKDTQTHITGDQIIINNSRDDILNPKESVNSSLKMHKLDKKFIQCNQELTMTKTHLCNIHTNYEKLKVRFHKLHADYHKLINVAGELTMALENSVKGEIVDIQRTLEICMKIFPDLFNQNIRETPYPSLLQFGHTDVKAIAQSKLDHIAALPVPPKLLDYKKIKLHLLNGDVKTKLLLLQALRWKITLAQLNDQDDVLHEYISHDLLGLRGQIASDSGKPILPYLLTAGEAYARHLLQQFTARLLNTLASFRCGRDYLSVGSTVVNVIFTCLDTNYADGVDIFACDMMVAMLQKLSLRRQQRIYMIESGLLEWLINHLHDQCRVISLYRLEYATALLMNLSLHRLAQARASKISSLLVSTLLILLSIDHSSSLPYINGALNNFLSNPVINEEAKKMKCLNISDYVGSNQKTMKIRKHLEHILKIQRRENVNTPQTEETGDDDNEELDVLENELDENDPLQNYVGELNGETLLAMCYSVSSKIPQDAITTDTTLQKISMLDPINFYDNQYNNHLYNQRPSCPMLRDSSETAITSSVTLVSGRENGQTEMEKFSSIASLNSNNYDSNIVKDNLWRNDPELAKEEEAFLAKPKLSRTPP, from the exons ATGGCTGATAAAAACATCAAAGTAATTCATCag TTTCTTCTGgaacataattttgaaaacacTGCTGAAGCTTTAATTCAAGAAGTCTCAAAAATGGGTTTTCATAATTCATGTAAATTAGAACCTAATACTACAGATCCGTATgctcaattaatattaaatttcaatattggaGATTATTCAACCTTTTTTcag tTATGGAAAGATTTGTTTTCTAACAGCATTAGACAATgcgaagaatataaaaagttaacatTCTATTTACATGTGCATTTTGCTATATTACCTAAGCGTAAATTATATGCTGATCAGTATAAAAAACAtg AATTGACATCAGAAATAAATACTCCAAAATTGTCTTCAGTAAAAAGAGATTCTGTTTCAGAAAGATACAAAGAg aaCAATGCAActgaaatcgaaaaaaatataaataacagcaTGAAACAATTACAAGATTACTTGATTGGAGATGGCAAGGAATTTGAAAATGACATAGAATTACAATCGTTTTATGCACTACCGTTTATAGAAGACATTCATgcggatatttttttctctaaaatattagAACAGCGTTGGTTGGATGAGCTATCAAGAAatctagatttatttattacaaattataaacaa gATTTGGTCgacttgaataatataaatcttaatgAAGTGCAATCGCGGAATTTAGTACAACTACATACTGTGCCGGTAACAAAAATGAAAGTTGCAGAGTCAGATGCTGAGCCAAATAAgactacaaaaaataatatgttaattgtaCCTAACGATAGAGATATACCCATATTTTTAGAAGATCATGACGATGAAGAACAGTACAGTTTATCTCAGAAAACAAATCGTAATGTGAAATCAAA AGATACACAAACACATATTACTGGAgatcaaattataatcaataattcGCGAGATGATATACTAAATCCGAAAGAAAGTGTTAATAGTTCGCTAAAGATGCACAaactagataaaaaatttattcaatgtaATCAGGAATTGACAATGACCAAGACTCATTTATGCAATATTCATACAAATtatgagaaattaaaagtgagaTTTCACAAATTACACGCGGATTATCATAAACTAATAAACGTTGCCGGAGAATTAACAATGGCATTGGAAAATTCAGTGAAAGGGGAAATCGTCGATATACAGCGAACGCTCGAAATTTGCATGAAGATATTTccagatttatttaatcaaaatataagagAGACTCCCTAc CCATCCTTGTTACAATTCGGTCATACTGATGTAAAAGCAATTGCCCAGTCTAAACTTGATCACATCGCAGCACTACCGGTACCTCCAAAATTATTggattacaaaaaaatcaaattacatCTACTTAACGGGGATGTGAAGACAAAGTTATTGTTGTTGCAAGCATTGCGTTGG aaaataacactCGCGCAGCTGAACGATCAGGATGATGTCCTGCACGAATATATAAGCCACGATTTATTGGGGCTTCGTGGACAAATTGCTAGTGACAGCGGCAAGCCAATTTTACCGTATCTGTTGACTGCAGGAGAAGCTTATGCCAGGCATCTTTTACAACAGTTCACTGCACGATTACTAAACACATTGGCATCCTTCAGATGCGGAAGAGATTACTTGTCAGTTGGATCTACTGTCGTAAACGTG atttttaccTGCCTCGATACTAATTACGCTGATGGAGTTGACATTTTCGCGTGTGATATGATGGTGGCGATGTTACAGAAATTATCTTTACGTAGGCAGCAACGGATATATATGATAGAAAGCGGATTGTTGGAATGGTTAATCAACCATTTACACGATCAATGTCGCGTCATAAGTTTGTACAGACTTGAATATGCTACCGCACTTTTAATGAATCTGTCATTACATCGATTAGCACAAGCTAGAGCATCTAAAATATCTTCTTTGCTCGTTTCTACATTACTCATTCTTCTCTCGATAGATCATTCATCT TCTCTACCATATATCAATGGAGCGCTAAACAATTTTCTAAGCAATCCTGTGATCAATGAGGAAGCaaagaaaatgaaatgttTGAATATATCGGATTATGTTGGTAGCAATCAGAAAACTATGAAAATAAG AAAGCATCTAGagcatatattgaaaatacaaAGGCGTGAAAATGTTAATACACCGCAGACTGAAGAGACTGGGGATGATGATAAC GAAGAATTGGATGTGTTGGAAAATGAATTAGATGAAAACGATCCACTGCAAAATTATGTCGGTGAATTGAATGGAGAAACGCTGCTTGCAATGTGTTACAGCGTTTCTTCGAAAATTCCTCAGGACGCTATAACCACGGATACGACTCTACAAAAGATATCTATGCTGGATCCTATTAACTTTTATGATAATCAATACAATAATCATCTTTACAATCAGCGCCCATCATGCCCTATGTTAAG GGACAGTAGTGAGACTGCAATAACATCTTCTGTGACACTTGTATCCGGTCGCGAGAATGGCCAAACAG AAATGGAGAAATTTAGCAGTATAGCATCGCT GAATAGTAATAACTATGATAGCAATATAGTTAAGGATAATTTATGGAGAAATGATCCAGAACTTgctaaagaagaagaagcatTTTTGGCCAAGCCTAAACTATCAAGGACACctccataa
- the LOC140666902 gene encoding lisH domain-containing protein ARMC9 isoform X2 codes for MADKNIKVIHQFLLEHNFENTAEALIQEVSKMGFHNSCKLEPNTTDPYAQLILNFNIGDYSTFFQLWKDLFSNSIRQCEEYKKLTFYLHVHFAILPKRKLYADQYKKHELTSEINTPKLSSVKRDSVSERYKENNATEIEKNINNSMKQLQDYLIGDGKEFENDIELQSFYALPFIEDIHADIFFSKILEQRWLDELSRNLDLFITNYKQDLVDLNNINLNEVQSRNLVQLHTVPVTKMKVAESDAEPNKTTKNNMLIVPNDRDIPIFLEDHDDEEQYSLSQKTNRNVKSKDTQTHITGDQIIINNSRDDILNPKESVNSSLKMHKLDKKFIQCNQELTMTKTHLCNIHTNYEKLKVRFHKLHADYHKLINVAGELTMALENSVKGEIVDIQRTLEICMKIFPDLFNQNIRETPYPSLLQFGHTDVKAIAQSKLDHIAALPVPPKLLDYKKIKLHLLNGDVKTKLLLLQALRWKITLAQLNDQDDVLHEYISHDLLGLRGQIASDSGKPILPYLLTAGEAYARHLLQQFTARLLNTLASFRCGRDYLSVGSTVVNVIFTCLDTNYADGVDIFACDMMVAMLQKLSLRRQQRIYMIESGLLEWLINHLHDQCRVISLYRLEYATALLMNLSLHRLAQARASKISSLLVSTLLILLSIDHSSSLPYINGALNNFLSNPVINEEAKKMKCLNISDYVGSNQKTMKIRKHLEHILKIQRRENVNTPQTEETGDDDNEELDVLENELDENDPLQNYVGELNGETLLAMCYSVSSKIPQDAITTDTTLQKISMLDPINFYDNQYNNHLYNQRPSCPMLSRYNMKMKNKLSKESCIKEAALAKQVLNLSDSSLKGQ; via the exons ATGGCTGATAAAAACATCAAAGTAATTCATCag TTTCTTCTGgaacataattttgaaaacacTGCTGAAGCTTTAATTCAAGAAGTCTCAAAAATGGGTTTTCATAATTCATGTAAATTAGAACCTAATACTACAGATCCGTATgctcaattaatattaaatttcaatattggaGATTATTCAACCTTTTTTcag tTATGGAAAGATTTGTTTTCTAACAGCATTAGACAATgcgaagaatataaaaagttaacatTCTATTTACATGTGCATTTTGCTATATTACCTAAGCGTAAATTATATGCTGATCAGTATAAAAAACAtg AATTGACATCAGAAATAAATACTCCAAAATTGTCTTCAGTAAAAAGAGATTCTGTTTCAGAAAGATACAAAGAg aaCAATGCAActgaaatcgaaaaaaatataaataacagcaTGAAACAATTACAAGATTACTTGATTGGAGATGGCAAGGAATTTGAAAATGACATAGAATTACAATCGTTTTATGCACTACCGTTTATAGAAGACATTCATgcggatatttttttctctaaaatattagAACAGCGTTGGTTGGATGAGCTATCAAGAAatctagatttatttattacaaattataaacaa gATTTGGTCgacttgaataatataaatcttaatgAAGTGCAATCGCGGAATTTAGTACAACTACATACTGTGCCGGTAACAAAAATGAAAGTTGCAGAGTCAGATGCTGAGCCAAATAAgactacaaaaaataatatgttaattgtaCCTAACGATAGAGATATACCCATATTTTTAGAAGATCATGACGATGAAGAACAGTACAGTTTATCTCAGAAAACAAATCGTAATGTGAAATCAAA AGATACACAAACACATATTACTGGAgatcaaattataatcaataattcGCGAGATGATATACTAAATCCGAAAGAAAGTGTTAATAGTTCGCTAAAGATGCACAaactagataaaaaatttattcaatgtaATCAGGAATTGACAATGACCAAGACTCATTTATGCAATATTCATACAAATtatgagaaattaaaagtgagaTTTCACAAATTACACGCGGATTATCATAAACTAATAAACGTTGCCGGAGAATTAACAATGGCATTGGAAAATTCAGTGAAAGGGGAAATCGTCGATATACAGCGAACGCTCGAAATTTGCATGAAGATATTTccagatttatttaatcaaaatataagagAGACTCCCTAc CCATCCTTGTTACAATTCGGTCATACTGATGTAAAAGCAATTGCCCAGTCTAAACTTGATCACATCGCAGCACTACCGGTACCTCCAAAATTATTggattacaaaaaaatcaaattacatCTACTTAACGGGGATGTGAAGACAAAGTTATTGTTGTTGCAAGCATTGCGTTGG aaaataacactCGCGCAGCTGAACGATCAGGATGATGTCCTGCACGAATATATAAGCCACGATTTATTGGGGCTTCGTGGACAAATTGCTAGTGACAGCGGCAAGCCAATTTTACCGTATCTGTTGACTGCAGGAGAAGCTTATGCCAGGCATCTTTTACAACAGTTCACTGCACGATTACTAAACACATTGGCATCCTTCAGATGCGGAAGAGATTACTTGTCAGTTGGATCTACTGTCGTAAACGTG atttttaccTGCCTCGATACTAATTACGCTGATGGAGTTGACATTTTCGCGTGTGATATGATGGTGGCGATGTTACAGAAATTATCTTTACGTAGGCAGCAACGGATATATATGATAGAAAGCGGATTGTTGGAATGGTTAATCAACCATTTACACGATCAATGTCGCGTCATAAGTTTGTACAGACTTGAATATGCTACCGCACTTTTAATGAATCTGTCATTACATCGATTAGCACAAGCTAGAGCATCTAAAATATCTTCTTTGCTCGTTTCTACATTACTCATTCTTCTCTCGATAGATCATTCATCT TCTCTACCATATATCAATGGAGCGCTAAACAATTTTCTAAGCAATCCTGTGATCAATGAGGAAGCaaagaaaatgaaatgttTGAATATATCGGATTATGTTGGTAGCAATCAGAAAACTATGAAAATAAG AAAGCATCTAGagcatatattgaaaatacaaAGGCGTGAAAATGTTAATACACCGCAGACTGAAGAGACTGGGGATGATGATAAC GAAGAATTGGATGTGTTGGAAAATGAATTAGATGAAAACGATCCACTGCAAAATTATGTCGGTGAATTGAATGGAGAAACGCTGCTTGCAATGTGTTACAGCGTTTCTTCGAAAATTCCTCAGGACGCTATAACCACGGATACGACTCTACAAAAGATATCTATGCTGGATCCTATTAACTTTTATGATAATCAATACAATAATCATCTTTACAATCAGCGCCCATCATGCCCTATGTTAAG tAGGTATAATatgaagatgaaaaataaGCTGTCGaaagaaagttgtattaaagaAGCAGCTCTTGCTAAAcaagtattaaatttatctgatTCCTCTTTGAAg GGACAGTAG
- the LOC140666903 gene encoding alpha-ketoglutarate-dependent dioxygenase alkB homolog 6: MNEEQCSLLSNAVVSQIPDTACYIPNFITEDEERQIIRCINSVPQPKWTQLSHRRLQNWGGIPHPKGMIAEEIPSWLQKYIDKVTALNAFESGVLPNHVLINEYLSGQGIMAHSDGPLFYPVVTTISCGSHTFLDFYKRLDTTEQQQPKLEFSLLLERRSLLVLQKDLYYNYLHSIAERDADIISESSIKNLNMCAEKFMEGEIIKRNTRLSLTIRHVPKTSKLKLKIF, encoded by the exons ATGAATGAGGAACAGTGTTCTTTATTATCCAATGCAGTAGTTTCACAG ATACCAGATACTGCGTGTTATATACCAAACTTTATCACCGAAGACGAAGAGAGGCAAATTATAAGGTGCATAAATAGCGTACCACAACCAAAATGGACGCAATTAAGTCACCGTAGATTGCAAAATTGGGGTGGGATACCGCATCCTAAGGGAATGATAGCGGAAGAGATTCCTAGT TGGCTTCagaaatatatcgataaagtGACAGCTTTGAATGCTTTTGAAAGTGGAGTGTTACCTAATcacgttttaattaatgaatatttatctgGACAAGGAATAATG GCACATTCAGATGGCCCACTTTTTTATCCTGTTGTAACTACTATCAGTTGTGGTTCCCATACATTTCTTGACTTTTACAAACGACTCGATACGACAGAG CAACAACAGCCCAAGTTAGAATTCAGCTTATTATTAGAACGCAGAAGTCTATTAGTTCTACAAAAGGacttgtattataattatttacattctaTAGCAGAAAGAGACGCGGATATTATATCAGAatcttcaataaaaaatttaaatatgtgcgCAGAAAAGTTTATGGaaggagaaataataaaacgtaatacTAGATTGTCTTTAACTATTAGACACGTACCAAAAACTagcaaactaaaattaaagattttttga
- the Thoc7 gene encoding THO complex subunit 7 homolog, which produces MSDEEVIRRRLLIDGDGTGDDRRINMLLKSFIKWINSPDVDNTLHERMLSQLAQCEFAQKKSRLVSNMSREELDSYEQLSREIEIQIEEAKEDIEKTKIELQDAKRVRKNRIEYDVLAKVINEQPDRLETDIKLATLQQELATLKKTSEQLEHKLEMRRKQFHVLISSIHSLQGMLDKSDEEIIDVSLENNVENTEVQMCDSP; this is translated from the exons ATGTCTGATG AAGAAGTAATACGCCGGAGATTGCTTATAGACGGCGATGGAACGGGAGATGATCGTAGGATCAATATGCtgttaaaatcatttataaagTGGATTAATAGCCCTGATGTGGACAATACGCTACATGAAAGAATGTTATCACAATTGGCACAGTGTGAATTTGCACAGAAAAAATCCAGACTAGTTTCAAATATGAGTCGAGAAGAATTAGATAGCTATGAACAGCTGTCCAGAGAAATCGAAATACAAATAGAAGAAGCTAAAGAAGATATAGAAAAGACTAAGATAGAATTGCAAGATGCCAAACGTGtgagaaaaaatagaatagaatatgATGTATTAGCCAAAGTTATCAATGAACAGCCAGATCGTTTGGAAACAGATATCAAGCTTGCTACATTACAACAAGAGTTAGCCACTTTAAAG AAAACATCAGAACAGTTGGAGCATAAGTTAGAAATGCGTCGTAAACAATTCCATGTTTTGATATCATCGATACATTCACTACAAGGAATGTTAGATAAGTCTGatgaagaaataattgatGTGAGCCTTGAGAATAATGTAGAGAATACAGAAGTGCAAATGTGTGATAGTccataa